Below is a window of Thermodesulfobacteriota bacterium DNA.
TGCCTGGTAGCCGCTCCGGAAGGCGTGGCCCGCATGGAGGCGGCCTTCCCCGACGTGCAGATCTTCGCCGCCAGCCTCGACCAGCGCCTCAACGACCAGGGCTACATCCTGCCGGGGCTGGGAGACGCGGGAGATCGGTTGTTTGGGACAAAGTAGGAGCTGCGCGTTGCATGTGGCGAGTTGCTTGTTGGAAGTCGGTTGTTGCACGTTGGTTCTTGCCCGAGACGCCGAGGCGGGTGCCGCAACTCTAACGGACAATGCGCCAATTACGACGCGCCACCCACAACCAACAACGTGCCACGCGCAACGCGCAACGAGCAGACACCATGCTTCGAGACCTGATCCTCGGCGTCCAGATGCTCTTCGTGGCCTTCGGGGCGCTGACCCTGGTGCCGCTCCTCACGGGGCTCGACCCCTCGGTGGCGCTCTTTACGGCCGGGGTCGGGACGCTGCTCTTCTACTTCATCACCCGGCGGGAAGTGCCGGTGTTCCTGGGCAGTTCCTTTGCGTTCATCGCGCCGATCGCGGCGGCGCGCGACCAGTGGGGCATCCCGGTGGCCCTGGGGGGGCTCTTTGCCGCGGGCTTCCTGCACATGGGCATGGCCCTGGTGATCCGGGCCCGGGGCGTGGGGTTCATCGAGCGGCTCCTGCCCTCGGTGGTGGTGGGGCCGGTCATCATGAACATCGGGCTGGCGCTGGCGCCGGTGGCGGTGGACATGTCCAAGCAGAACTGGCTCCTGGCGCTCCTGAGCCTCGCCACCGCCATCGGCCTCGCCGTGTACGGCCGGGGGATGCTGCGCCTGATCCCCATCCTGGGGGCGGCGGTGGTGGGCTACGGGGCGGCGCTCCTCGCCGGGCTGGTGGACTTCGCGCCCGTGCGGGAGGCGGCCTGGCTGGCGGTGCCCGCCTTCACCTTCCCCGCGTTTCGCTGGGAGGCCATGCTCTTCATGGTACCGGTAGCCATCGCCCCCATGATCGAGCACATCGGCGACATCTACGCCATCGGCAAGGTGGCGGGCAAGGATTTCGCCGCCCGCCCGGGCCTGCACCGTACCATGTTCTCCGACGGCCTGGCCACCTCGGCGGCGGCCCTTTTCGGCGGGCCACCCAATACCACCTACTCCGAGGTGACCGGGGCCCTGGCGCTCATCAAGGTCTACCGCCCCCACCTCATGGCCATCGGGGCCGTCACGGCCATCCTGCTCGCCTTCGTGGCCAAGCTCGGGGCGCTGCTCAAGACCATCCCCGCGCCGGTCATGGGGGGCATCCTGATCCTGCTGTTCGGGATGATCGCGGCCGTGGGCGTGCGCACGCTGGTCACCGCGCGGCCCGACCTCGGCGCGACGCGAAACCTCACCATTATCGCCGTGGTGCTGATCGTGGGAATCGGCGGCGCGACCCTCGAGGCCGGGAGCTTTCGCCTGGGGGGCATCGGCCTGAGCGGGGTGGTGGGGGTGCTCCTGAACCTGCTCCTCCCCGGAGCGCCCCGGGAGGCCACCGCGAGCCACGTGGTGGACGGCCCCGAGCAGGCCGACGAGTTTTCGGACCTGTGACCGCGATTCTCGGAAGACCGCCACAAAGACACGTAGCCACGAAGAGATGCCAAGTTCGTGCGGGGCTCCCGGCAACCCTGGGCGCGAACGCCGGGCGCGCGAACCGGGCGTTGCTGGTGCCTTGGTGCCTTCGTGGCGGATACTCCCGCCCAACTGCCCGGGACCACCGATTCCCGGCGCCAGACGGATACGACCGCACCGGAGAAGAACGCAGATGAAGATCCTGCTCGTGGTGGGGGCGCGGCCCAACTTCATGAAGATCGCGCCCATCGTGGACGCGCTGGAGGCGTGGAACCGCTCCCGCCCCGGGTTGCCCATGGCCTACCGCCTCGTCCACACCGGCCAGCACTACGACGAGAAGATGTACGACGCCTTCTTCCGCGACCTCCAGATCCCCCGGCCCCACGTGGATCTGGGGGTCGGCTCGGGCTCCCACGCCGTGCAGACGGCCCAGGTGATGCTGCGCTTCGAGGAGGTGTGCGTGGCGGAGACCCCCGACTGGGTCCTGGTGGTGGGCGACGTGAACTCCACCCTGGCGGCGACCCTGGTTGCCTCCAAGCTCGGCATCCGGGTGTGCCACGTGGAGGCGGGGCTTCGCAGCCGCGACCGCTCCATGCCCGAGGAGATCAACCGCCTGGTGACCGATGCGGTGGCGGATCTGCTCTTCACCACCAGCCGCGACGCGGACGAGAACCTGCGGGCCGAAGGGGTGCCCCCGGAGAAGATCCGCTTCGTGGGCAACGTGATGATCGACACCCTGCTCCGACAGGTGCGCCGGCTGCCCGAGGTGCGCCCCGAGCCCCTGGTCGTCCCCGGCGACCGCTACGGGGTCGTCACCCTCCACCGGCCCAGCAACGTGGACGTGCGCGAGACCTTCGCGGGCATCCTCGGGGCCCTCGGCGAGATCGCCCGAACCCTGCCGCTGGTCTTCCCCATCCACCCCCGCACCCGCAAGATGGCGGCCCAGTTCGGGCTCGACGGCTCGCTGCGCGAGCTCGCCCCCGGCGCGGCCGGCCCCCTGGGCCCGGGCATCCACGTCACCGATCCCCTGGGCTACCACGCCTTCCTCAACCTCTGGAAGGACGCGGTCCTCGCGCTCACCGACTCGGGCGGGCTCCAGGAGGAGACCACCGCGCTCGGCATCCCCTGCCTCACCCTGCGGGAGAACACCGAGCGCCCGGTCACCCTGTGGGAGGGCACCAACGTGCTCGTGGGCACCGATCCCGCCCGCATCGTCGCCGAAGCCCGGGAGGTGCTCGCCCGGGGCGGCAAGGCCGGCCGCATCCCCGAGCACTGGGACGGCAAGGCCGCCGAGCGCATCGTGGCCGCCCTGGCCGAGGCGGGTTACCCCACCGCCCCCGAGGCCCGCAGTCGGCCTTGCTCCTCCTCGGAGTAGCCCGCCTCGGAGAGCAGCTCGCCGGTGTGCTGCCCCAGGCGGGGCGGTGCGGTGCGCAGGGCTGCCGGGGTCTCGCCCAGCCGGACCGGAGCGGCCAGGGCCGACACCTCTCCCACCCCGGGCACCAGCAGGCGCTCCACGAGCTTTCGCGCGGCCCAGTAGGGGTGGTCTTCGAGCTCGTCCATTTCCAGCACCGGGGTCACGCAGCAGTCCACCGGCGCCAGCTCCGCGGCCCAGGCATCCCGCGAGCGGGTGCGGAACACCCTCTGGAGCTCCTCGAGGACCCCGAGGCGCGCCTCGCCCTGGGCGAACTGCAAGGGCGCCCACTCCGGGCGGCCCAGGTGGCGGCACAGCCGCTCCCAGAACACCGGCTCCAGGGCGCCCACCGCCAGCCACTTTCCGTCGGCGGCCTCGTACACCCCGTAGCAGGGGTACTCCCCCGAGAGGCACGGCCCCGGGGAGTTCCCCTCTTCGCCCCGGAAGGCCCACCGGTACACGAGCCAGGGTGCCACCCCGTCCACCATCGCGGCGTCCACGAGCTGCCCCCTCCCTGTGCGCTCCCGGGCCAGCAGGGCCAGCAGGATGCCCAGGCAGGCGGTGAGCGCCCCGCCGCCCACGTCGGCGATCTGGAACCCGGGGACCACGGGGCGGCCACCGGCGTCCCGCACCAGGCCCAGGGCCCCGGCGATTCCCAGGTAGTTCACGTCGTGGCCCGCCTGGCGGCTCAAGGGCCCGTCCTGCCCGTAGCCGGTGACGGCGCAGTACACCAGGCGCGGGTTCCCCCGCCGCAGCACCTCGTAGCCCACGCCCAGCTTGTCCATGACCCCCGGCCGGAACGACTCCACCACCACGTCGGCCCCGGCGGCGAGCCGCAGAAAGACCTCGCGGCCCTCCGGCTTCTTCAAGTCCAGCGCGAGGCTGCGCTTGTTGCGGTTCAGATTGAGGAAGAACAGGCTCTCCCCCTTACGCAGGGGGGCGAACTCCCGCAGATAGTCACCCCGGCCGGGCTCCTCCACCTTCACCACCTCGGCCCCGAAGTCGGCGAGCACCTGGGTCGCGAAGGGGCCGGGGAGCAACCGGGAGAGATCCAGGACCCGCAGTCCGTCGAGCGCACCGGGCATGTCGGCCTCCGAGAAGAATGGTTCCATTCGGGTGGAATTCGGCTATTCTGTTGCGTCTGCACATCCGTGGCAACCCTCTCTCCGCCCGGAGGCGCACGTTGGACGTTCGTCTTGTCAGACACCTCGGCAGGTTCGCCCTCCTGGCCGCTCTCTTCGGGGGCCTGGGTGTACCGGCGCCCGCCCACGCGCTGCGGCACCTGGCTGCCGGAGACGCCGCGCCCGATCCCGCGCTCGTTGCGGAAGGAGGCACGCCTGCGCCCCTCTCGGCGCACCTGGGGGAGAAGGGCGCCCTCGTCGTCTTCTGGGCCTCCTGGAACCCCCGTTCGAGCGAGATCCTGGCCTACCTGGCAGGCCTGGGCGAGCGGTATCGCCCCCACGGGCTCCGGGTCCTCCCGGTCAACGCCGAGCGCGAGGCGCTGGGCGGGGACGAGATGCAGGCCCTCGGCCGGCTCTACGGCGGTTGGGGGCTTCCGTGGCCCACCCACTTCGACCCGGGCCTCGACGCCTTCGATGCGTTCGGCGTCATGGCCCTGCCCACGAGCATCTACGTGGGGCGGGACGGCCGCCTGGCCGGGTTCTACCCCGGCTTTCCCGCCGAGGCCCGGGAGGCCCTGCCGGAGCTGGTCGAGAAGGGGCTGGGCATCTGGTCCCCTCCGGTGGCGGTGCGGCGCCCCCTGGAGGTACGCCACCAACCCAAGGGCGCGGCGGGCCCCTTGTTTCGCCAGGGGCAGCGCCTCTTCGAGCGGGGCATGCCGGCCCGGGCGCTGGAGGTCGTGGACCGGGCCGGCTCTGCCGACCCGGATTTTGCCGTGGCCCAAGCCGTCGGCGTGTTCCTCGCCGGCCGGAGCCGGGCGGGCGCCGACGCAGACGGCCGCCTCGAGGCCCTGCGCGCCCGGAGCCACGGGGAGCCCGCGTTTCGCGAGGCCCTGGGGGTCGCCCTCCTGAGCGTGGGACGCGAGGAGGAAGCGATCGAGGAACTCCTTCCCCTCTTGGACGCGCCGGAGCCCCGCCCCCGGGGCCTGGTGGCCCTGGGTTTGGCCCGGGCGGGCCGGGGAGACCCGCACGGCGCGGAGGAAGTGTTGCGGCGCCTCGAGGCCTGGCCCCTGGGGGGTGTGCCCCTGGAGATCGACGTGGGCGCGTACCTGGACCCGGACGTCTCCCCCGACGCGCGCTGGTCGGACCGGGAAGCGGTGCTGCTTCGCCTCCTGGACCTGCGCTCTCGGGACCCCTGAGCCTGAGCTGTCCATGACCTTTGGTCAGTCCGAGGGATGCAACCCAGCACGATCACCCTCGCCCCAGGCCCCTCTCCCATCGGGGGCGAGGGGATTCAAGGAGAAAAGTTTGACTACAGGGAGTTGCGCCGGAGAACCGGCGCGTTATATTGCGGCCCCACTCTTCCCGGAAAGGAACCGACATGTGCCAGAGCTATCGTAGAACCTGCACCTGCGGGCAGCGCACCTCCGAGATCTTCTTCGGCAAGATGGTCCTCGACGAGGCTGCGGTGCGCGAGGTGTACTGTCCCCAGTGCAGCGCCACCGTAGAGGTCGACCCCGTGTCGATGGTGGAGGACAACGGGTGGATCCTGGAGCTCGACCCCGAGGTGCTGCGGGCGTTTGCCCCGCGCATGGAGATGACCCCCGACGGGGTGACCGCCGAGAAGGTCTTCGACGAGGAGTACGTCACCTGGGTCGGGTTCAGCCCCGAGGACAACGTCCAGCGCTCCACCGAGCGCGCCGAGATCGCCAAGCGCACCGCCGGAGACACCCGAGCCCAGTTCGAGGCCCTCAAGAAGTGGGCCGTGGAGCGGGAGCGGCGCTTCTACGACCAGGGGTGGCGCAAGGCGACCCAGAAGAAGGCTGCCTTTGGAGGATGACGGCCCGGGCTCGGGCCCCAACGCGAGGAGAACACCATGCGGAAGTTTTGGCTCGCCGGGCTGGCGGGCGCACTGAGCCTGGGTATGTGGGGTGCCGCCGGGGCCCAGGGCACCGGTGAGGTCAAGGCACTCTTCGAGCAGAAGTGCAGCATCTGCCACCCCTTCGACCGGGCGACCGCGAAGAAGAAGGACCGGGAGGGCTGGGAAAAGACCGTGCTGCGCATGAAGAACGTCAACGGCGCCCCCGTCACCGACGAGGAGGCCCGGGCCATCATCGGCTACCTCACGGCCAACCACGGGCGCTGAGCGAAACCACCGGTCTCACGCAACGGCGCGACCCGTCTCCCACAAAGGCGAAACCCCGTCTCACGCAACGGCGCAGCGACGCAACGAAAACGAGGGGAGTATCGGATCGGGACAGAAGCGGTCCGGGTCTGGTCTCAAACGTGAGCAGGTCTGGTTGGCACCCAGGGCAGCTTTGCGTGGAAGGACACCTTGAACTCTCGTTGCGCCGTCGCGCCGTTGCGTGAGACGCCCTTTCCCCGTCACCTCGTCACCAGCCCCTTTTCCAGCGCGTAGGCCGTGAGCCCTGCCACGTCGTGGCGGCCGAGCTTCCGCATCAGGCTGGCCCGGTGCTTCTCCACGGTCTTGGGGCTGATGCACAAGACGTCGCCGATCTCCCGGTTCTTGTAGCCCTCGGCCACCAGCTTCAAGACCTCCCGTTCCCGCTGGCTGAGGTCGTCGAAGGGCATGCGGGCCCCGGGGTCTGTCTTGCCCCCCAGGTAGCCGTCGATCACCTTGGCCGAGATCTGGGAGCTCAGGTACCGGTGCCCCTCCAGCACCCGCCGCACGGCGGTGGCCAGCTCGGCGGAGGTGGCGTCCTTGAGCACGTAGCCGTCGGCCCCGGCCTGGAGCGCCGCGTACACGTACTCCTCGGTCTGGTGGACGGTGAGCACCAGCACCCGCGTCTTCGCCGAGCTTCGCTTGATGTCGCGGATGGCGTCGAGACCGTTCATGCGGGGCATGGAGAGGTCGAGCAGCACCACGTCGGGCTGCAAGGACACGGCACAGCGGATCGCCTCGAGCCCGTCGGCGGCCTCCCCCACCACCTCCACGTCCCCCCCCGCCGTCAAGATGGCGCGCAACCCGTCCCGCAGGATCGTGTGGTCCTCCACCACCAACGCCCGGTATCGGGTACCCATCGCACTCCACGCCCGTCTGGCCCGTCTGGAGGGATCCCTCGAGGC
It encodes the following:
- a CDS encoding uracil-xanthine permease family protein, whose amino-acid sequence is MLRDLILGVQMLFVAFGALTLVPLLTGLDPSVALFTAGVGTLLFYFITRREVPVFLGSSFAFIAPIAAARDQWGIPVALGGLFAAGFLHMGMALVIRARGVGFIERLLPSVVVGPVIMNIGLALAPVAVDMSKQNWLLALLSLATAIGLAVYGRGMLRLIPILGAAVVGYGAALLAGLVDFAPVREAAWLAVPAFTFPAFRWEAMLFMVPVAIAPMIEHIGDIYAIGKVAGKDFAARPGLHRTMFSDGLATSAAALFGGPPNTTYSEVTGALALIKVYRPHLMAIGAVTAILLAFVAKLGALLKTIPAPVMGGILILLFGMIAAVGVRTLVTARPDLGATRNLTIIAVVLIVGIGGATLEAGSFRLGGIGLSGVVGVLLNLLLPGAPREATASHVVDGPEQADEFSDL
- the wecB gene encoding UDP-N-acetylglucosamine 2-epimerase (non-hydrolyzing) — protein: MKILLVVGARPNFMKIAPIVDALEAWNRSRPGLPMAYRLVHTGQHYDEKMYDAFFRDLQIPRPHVDLGVGSGSHAVQTAQVMLRFEEVCVAETPDWVLVVGDVNSTLAATLVASKLGIRVCHVEAGLRSRDRSMPEEINRLVTDAVADLLFTTSRDADENLRAEGVPPEKIRFVGNVMIDTLLRQVRRLPEVRPEPLVVPGDRYGVVTLHRPSNVDVRETFAGILGALGEIARTLPLVFPIHPRTRKMAAQFGLDGSLRELAPGAAGPLGPGIHVTDPLGYHAFLNLWKDAVLALTDSGGLQEETTALGIPCLTLRENTERPVTLWEGTNVLVGTDPARIVAEAREVLARGGKAGRIPEHWDGKAAERIVAALAEAGYPTAPEARSRPCSSSE
- a CDS encoding CaiB/BaiF CoA-transferase family protein, which translates into the protein MPGALDGLRVLDLSRLLPGPFATQVLADFGAEVVKVEEPGRGDYLREFAPLRKGESLFFLNLNRNKRSLALDLKKPEGREVFLRLAAGADVVVESFRPGVMDKLGVGYEVLRRGNPRLVYCAVTGYGQDGPLSRQAGHDVNYLGIAGALGLVRDAGGRPVVPGFQIADVGGGALTACLGILLALLARERTGRGQLVDAAMVDGVAPWLVYRWAFRGEEGNSPGPCLSGEYPCYGVYEAADGKWLAVGALEPVFWERLCRHLGRPEWAPLQFAQGEARLGVLEELQRVFRTRSRDAWAAELAPVDCCVTPVLEMDELEDHPYWAARKLVERLLVPGVGEVSALAAPVRLGETPAALRTAPPRLGQHTGELLSEAGYSEEEQGRLRASGAVG
- a CDS encoding redoxin family protein; the encoded protein is MDVRLVRHLGRFALLAALFGGLGVPAPAHALRHLAAGDAAPDPALVAEGGTPAPLSAHLGEKGALVVFWASWNPRSSEILAYLAGLGERYRPHGLRVLPVNAEREALGGDEMQALGRLYGGWGLPWPTHFDPGLDAFDAFGVMALPTSIYVGRDGRLAGFYPGFPAEAREALPELVEKGLGIWSPPVAVRRPLEVRHQPKGAAGPLFRQGQRLFERGMPARALEVVDRAGSADPDFAVAQAVGVFLAGRSRAGADADGRLEALRARSHGEPAFREALGVALLSVGREEEAIEELLPLLDAPEPRPRGLVALGLARAGRGDPHGAEEVLRRLEAWPLGGVPLEIDVGAYLDPDVSPDARWSDREAVLLRLLDLRSRDP
- a CDS encoding response regulator transcription factor, producing the protein MGTRYRALVVEDHTILRDGLRAILTAGGDVEVVGEAADGLEAIRCAVSLQPDVVLLDLSMPRMNGLDAIRDIKRSSAKTRVLVLTVHQTEEYVYAALQAGADGYVLKDATSAELATAVRRVLEGHRYLSSQISAKVIDGYLGGKTDPGARMPFDDLSQREREVLKLVAEGYKNREIGDVLCISPKTVEKHRASLMRKLGRHDVAGLTAYALEKGLVTR